In one window of Miscanthus floridulus cultivar M001 chromosome 12, ASM1932011v1, whole genome shotgun sequence DNA:
- the LOC136498066 gene encoding casparian strip membrane protein 1-like, which yields MSTSEPGAAATVIPIDDVARDHGKAPSVATAPPPPAAAASSAAVPAAATTTAPRKTGVPFFRRADRGSRCVALLDFVLRVAAFGPALAAAIATGTSDETLSVFTQFFQFHARFDDFPALLFFMVANAIAAGYLVLSLPFSAVIALRPQAIGLRHLLLVCDMIIAALLTAAAAAAAAIVDLAHSGNLRANWVPICMQFHGFCQRTSGAVVASFLAVLVLLFLVILAAFAIRKRRTG from the exons ATGAGCACCAGCGAGCCCGGCGCCGCCGCGACCGTGATCCCCATCGACGACGTGGCCCGCGACCACGGCAAGGCCCCGTCTGTGGCCACggcgcctcctcctcccgctGCAGCAGCATCGTCAGCGGCGGTAcccgcggcggcgacgacgacggcgcctcgGAAGACGGGGGTCCCTTTCTTCCGGCGCGCCGACCGCGGCAGCCGCTGCGTGGCGCTCCTCGACTTCGTGCTGAGGGTGGCGGCCTTCGGGcccgccctcgccgccgccatcgccactGGCACCTCCGACGAGACGCTCTCCGTCTTCACCCAGTTCTTCCAGTTCCACGCCCGCTTCGACGACTTCCCGGCGCTCCT GTTCTTCATGGTGGCCAACGCGATCGCGGCGGGGTACCTGGTGCTGTCCCTCCCCTTCTCCGCCGTCATCGCCCTCCGCCCACAGGCCATCGGCTTGCGCCACCTCCTGCTCGTCTGCGACATG ATCATAGCGGCGCTGCTGacggccgccgcggcggcggcggcggcgatcgtgGACCTGGCGCACTCGGGGAACCTGCGCGCCAACTGGGTGCCCATCTGCATGCAGTTCCACGGCTTCTGCCAGCGCACCAGCGGCGCCGTCGTGGCATCCTTCCTCGCCGTGCTCGTCCTCTTATTCCTCGTCATCTTGGCCGCCTTCGCCATCAGGAAACGCCGAACTGGATGA
- the LOC136498068 gene encoding pentatricopeptide repeat-containing protein At5g04810, chloroplastic-like, which yields MQFLSLPTASSASFRRPSPPTPPAPKPSPPPPANPLASKLWLTSKLSPPPPSPVSLEMVEEPPPPPPPEPEQEAAALRQEDFRQKGKVFVGNLPLWVGKPEITEFFRQFGPLEKVELVRGHDDPERNVGFCFLYYGGDDPEAAAGRAVEVDGVEFRGKSLTVRLDDGRKGRARAEERARWVEAGVAREARSPWHKGREDACREFRRVLESRPEDWQAVVSAFERIPKPSRREFGLMVVYYAKRGDKHHARATFENMRARGIEPNAFVFTSLVHAYAVARDMRGAMSCIEEMKSEGLEMTVVTYSILIAGYGKTNDALSADKLFKEAKTKLDNLNGIIYSNIIHAHCQCGNMDRAEELVREMEEDGIDAPIDVYHSMMHGYTVVQDENKCLIVVERLKECGFKPSIISYGCLINLYVKIGKVPKALAISKEMESHGIKHNNKTYSMLINGFIHLHDFANAFSIFEDMIKSGLQPDRAVYNLLVEAFCKMGNMDRALRIFERMQKERMQPSNRTFRPIIEGFAVAGDMKRALDTLDLMRRSGCAPTVMTYNALIHGLIRKHQVERAVSVLDKMSIAGIAPNEHTYTIIMRGYAASGDIGKAFEYFTKIKESGLKLDVYIYETLLRACCKSGRMQSALAVTREMSFQKIPRNTFIYNILIDGWARRGDVWEAADLMKQMKEDGIPPNIHTFTSYINACCKAGDMQRAENVIQEMADVGLKPNVKTFTTLIKGWARVSLPDRALKCFEEMKLAGLKPDEAAYHCLVTSLLSRATVMEGSTYTGILSVCREMFENDLTVDMRTAVHWSKWLHKIERTGGVLTEALQRIFPPDWNSSKNLEASSSVSDGDSESCSDSEFSDNDEDHDDDL from the exons ATGCAATTCCTCTCGCTCCCCACCGCCTCCTCGGCCTCCTTCCGCCGCCCCTCTCCACCGACGCCTCCGGCCCCAAAACCCTCGCCGCCTCCTCCCGCCAACCCCCTCGCCTCCAAGCTATGGCTGACGAGCAAGCTGTCCCCACCGCCTCCTTCGCCAGTGTCGCTCGAGATGGTGGAggagcctccgcctccgcccccgccggagccggagcaggaggcggcggcgctgcggCAGGAGGACTTCCGGCAGAAGGGCAAGGTGTTCGTGGGCAACCTGCCGCTGTGGGTGGGGAAGCCTGAGATCACGGAGTTCTTCCGCCAGTTCGGGCCCCTGGAGAAGGTGGAGCTGGTGCGGGGCCACGACGACCCCGAGCGCAACGTCGGCTTCTGTTTCCTCTACTACGGGGGCGACGACCCGGAGGCCGCCGCGGGGCGGGCCGTGGAGGTGGACGGGGTGGAGTTCCGGGGGAAGTCGCTCACCGTGAGGCTCGACGACGGGAGGAAAGGGAGGGCCAGGGCGGAGGAGCGGGCGCGCTGGGTCGAAGCTGGGGTGGCCCGGGAGGCTCGCTCACCGTGGCACAAGGGCAGGGAGGACGCGTGCCGCGAGTTCCGGAGAGTGCTGGAGTCGCGGCCCGAGGACTGGCAGGCTGTCGTCTCTGCTTTCGAGCGGATTCCCAAG CCATCAAGGAGGGAATTTGGTCTGATGGTTGTGTATTATGCCAAGCGTGGTGATAAGCATCACGCTCGTGCAACATTTGAGAACATGAGAGCAAGAGGGATAGAGCCCAATGCGTTTGTCTTCACAAG CCTTGTTCACGCTTATGCAGTTGCTAGAGATATGCGTGGGGCAATGTCATGCATTGAGGAAATGAAATCTGAAGGCCTCGAAATGACAGTTGTTACTTATAGTATCCTTATTGCAGGATATGGCAAAACTAACGATGCTCT ATCTGCAGACAAGTTGTTCAAAGAGGCTAAGACCAAGCTCGACAACCTAAATGGAATCATATATAGCAACATTATACATGCTCACTG CCAATGTGGGAATATGGATCGAGCTGAAGAGCTGGTCCGTGAAATGGAAGAGGATGGCATTGATGCTCCTATCGATGTTTATCACAGTATGATGCATGGATATACTGTCGTCCAAGATGAAAACAAATGTCTAATTGTGGTTGAAAGGCTGAAG GAGTGTGGCTTCAAACCATCTATAATATCTTATGGTTGCCTTATTAATCTGTATGTTAAG ATTGGGAAGGTTCCGAAAGCCTTAGCTATTAGCAAAGAAATGGAATCACATGGCATCAAACATAATAACAAAACTTACTCTATGCTGATCAATGGATTTATCCATCTGCATGACTTTGCAAATGCTTTTAGCATTTTCGAGGACATGATAAAATCAGGTTTGCAGCCTGATCGTGCCGTATACAATTTGCTGGTAGAAGCATTTTGTAAGATGGGAAATATGGATCGAGCTCTTCGCATATTTGAAAGAATGCAGAAGGAACGAATGCAACCATCAAATAGAACATTCAGGCCTATCATAGAAGGATTTGCAGTTGCTGGAGATATGAAAAGGGCTCTCGATACCCTTGACCTAATGCGGCGAAGTGGTTGTGCTCCTACTGTAATGACTTACAATGCTCTCATCCATGGGCTAATTAGAAAGCACCAG GTTGAAAGAGCTGTTTCTGTACTTGACAAGATGTCTATTGCCGGCATTGCACCAAATGAGCATACATACACAATCATTATGAGAGGCTATGCTGCTAGTGGAGATATTGGGAAGGCTTTTGAGTATTTCACCAAAATCAAAGAGAGTGGCCTAAAGCTCGATGTGTACATTTATGAAACATTGTTGAGAGCCTGTTGCAAATCAGGAAGGATGCAAAGTGCCTTAGCAGTTACAAGAGAGATGAGCTTTCAGAAGATACCAAGGAATACATTTATATATAATATTTTGATTGATGG TTGGGCTCGCAGAGGAGATGTCTGGGAGGCAGcagatttgatgaaacaaatgaaaGAGGATGGAATCCCTCCTAACATCCATACATTTACCTCCTACATAAATGCATGCTGCAAAGCAGGAGACATGCAG AGAGCGGAAAATGTGATTCAAGAAATGGCAGATGTTGGATTGAAACCGAATGTCAAGACGTTTACCACATTGATTAAAGGTTGGGCTAGAGTGTCACTGCCAGATAGAGCGTTGAAATGCTTTGAGGAGATGAAATTGGCTGGGCTTAAGCCTGATGAAGCTGCTTATCATTGCTTGGTGACCTCACTTCTCTCAAGGGCAACTGTGATGGAGGGAAGCACCTACACGGGAATCTTAAGTGTCTGTAGGGAAATGTTTGAGAATGATTTGACTGTTGACATGCGCACTGCTGTTCACTGGTCAAAATGGCTTCACAAGATTGAGAGGACGGGTGGTGTGCTAACAGAAGCACTTCAGCGAATATTTCCACCTGATTGGAACTCATCAAAAAATTTGGAGGCTTCGAGTTCTGTAAGTGACGGAGATTCTGAATCTTGCAGTGACTCAGAGtttagtgataatgatgaggatcaTGATGATGACTTGTGA